Within Oleidesulfovibrio alaskensis DSM 16109, the genomic segment AAGCTTTTCTGTCATTTCCGCAGACAGCACGGCGCATACACTCCACCCCGTGTCTCCGTGCGCTGCCGGGCGACTGATGGTAATGCGCGGTTCACCCAGCCTTGCGCATACCGCCGCAGCAAGGCCGTAAACAGAAAAGCACCCCGCAACAGCACCGCTACGCTGCAGCGCCGCTTCCACCGCCTGCTCCAGCGGCCCGTCGGGAAAACACAGATACTCCAGCAGCGCCTCAGGTTCCGGCACACAACCGGCAGCGTCAGGCCCATGACCGGTCAGCCACGTCTGCGCTTCGTGCAATTCGAGCGAATCGCGCATAAAGGCCAGAGCAGCGCTGTCCAGCATGCGCTCCTCAAGCCACAGTTTCACGCACTGCGCCACCGCCTGTGCGCATGTCTCCATGCCGTCAGCCTCCGGTCCGGGCCTGCATTGCTGCCGGGCACACCCCTGCCCGCAGAACCCGCATTGCAGCCACAGGCCGTTGCGGACAGGACCGGGCAGACACGACGGCACGTCAAAGGCGCCCCCGCCGGAAGCGGAAGCGCCTGAATATCTCCGGATGCAAGGAGCGGTTCCATGGCCGCGCCCCTGCGCCCCGAAAGACGCCCTGCGCGGTGAACACGCCGCACGCCGCCGGTCACCGGCAGGTTTCATGCTGTTTCACCTCATTCCACAGCGCGTCTTTTTCCTCAAAGCTCAGTGCCGGAAAATCAAGACCGCGCTGGCGGCACAACGCTTCCATCGCCTCAAACCGTCTCAGAAAACGGGCATTGGTTCCGGCGATGGCCGCATTGGCTTTAATACCTTTGCGCCTTCCCAGCTCCACCAGCGAAAAAAGGTAATCGCCGAATTCAGCTTCCTGCTGCTCTTTATCACCGTTCTGCAGGGCTTCTTCCCACTCGCGGCGCTCCGAATCAACCTGACGCTCCACGGCACTGTCATCCGGCCAGGTAAAGCCCACACGGGCAGCCTTGGAATGCAGGCGATACGCCTTCAGCAGGGGCGGCAGTCCGGCGGGCAGACTATCGAACACCCCTTTGGGGCGGCCGTCTGCATCACTCTTTTCTCCACGCTTGATGGCTTCCCAGGCTTTGAGCTGTTCTTCCTTGTTGCGGAAGGTGACCTCGTCAAACACATGAGGATGACGGCGCACCATTTTGGCCGCAACATCCGCCACGGCATCTTCAAGCGAAAATCCGGCGCGGTCCTGATACAGGCGGCCGATAAACGCCATCAGAAACATGACGTCTCCCAGCTCTTCACGCACATCCGCGGCATTGCCGGAACGGATGGCGTCCACCAGTTCAAAAGCCTCTTCCAGCACATAGTCGCACAAAGATTCCGGAGTCTGTTCCCTGTCCCACGGGCACCCGTCGGGGCCTATCAGAGTCTCAAGCACCTGAGTCAGTTCATCCAGCGCCGCAGGTGCGGTATTGCTGCTCATTGAAAATCACCGTTTTTTTTAATGCGCTTCCGGCAGACGCCGCAGGTGCGGCCGCACGGCTAGAACGCGTTTTCAGGAATATGTCTGTCGATAAGTTCGGCGGCACGGGCAAGATAGGGCGCCACTCTGGATTCGCGGAGAAACTGCATGTCGGGTACGAATTTGTTCAGCACCGCAAAAATGACCAGGCAGATGATAAGCGCTTTTGCCAGTCCCGCAATGCCGCCGCCCACGCTGTCCAGCAGTCCCCCGCCGGAGGCTTCAAGCAGTTTGCGCAGCCCTACGGCAGCCAGCGTGCACAGCACCATGACGCCCAGAAAAATAAGCACATACGAGACAATTTCAGCCCATCCGGCGGAAACAAACCGCCCCACATACGGCACAGCCTGCATGTAATAGGCATTGGCCAGAAAAAAACCGCCCACAAGCCCAGCAACCGCGGCAACCTCGATCATAAGGCCGCGAAAAAGCCCGCGTATAAGAAAAAAACCACCGATGAGTGCAAAAACAACGTCGAGGATATTCATAGGGGCCCCTGTCGTACTTGCTGAGTTTCACGCACCGGCACCGCGCCGGATGCTCTGGCACGTCTACCAGAATCCGGAAGAAACCGGAAGAATGGAAAAGCACTGCGCATGAAAAATGCCCCTCTTGCCACAACCGGCTGGCTCGGTTACTACGGGTAGATACACTTTCGCGGCGGCGCAGGTGCATGCACAAACACTAACAGTATGCAT encodes:
- the mazG gene encoding nucleoside triphosphate pyrophosphohydrolase, whose protein sequence is MSSNTAPAALDELTQVLETLIGPDGCPWDREQTPESLCDYVLEEAFELVDAIRSGNAADVREELGDVMFLMAFIGRLYQDRAGFSLEDAVADVAAKMVRRHPHVFDEVTFRNKEEQLKAWEAIKRGEKSDADGRPKGVFDSLPAGLPPLLKAYRLHSKAARVGFTWPDDSAVERQVDSERREWEEALQNGDKEQQEAEFGDYLFSLVELGRRKGIKANAAIAGTNARFLRRFEAMEALCRQRGLDFPALSFEEKDALWNEVKQHETCR
- a CDS encoding CvpA family protein; amino-acid sequence: MNILDVVFALIGGFFLIRGLFRGLMIEVAAVAGLVGGFFLANAYYMQAVPYVGRFVSAGWAEIVSYVLIFLGVMVLCTLAAVGLRKLLEASGGGLLDSVGGGIAGLAKALIICLVIFAVLNKFVPDMQFLRESRVAPYLARAAELIDRHIPENAF